The proteins below are encoded in one region of Loxodonta africana isolate mLoxAfr1 chromosome 5, mLoxAfr1.hap2, whole genome shotgun sequence:
- the PIGY gene encoding phosphatidylinositol N-acetylglucosaminyltransferase subunit Y — protein MFLSLPTLTVLIPLVSLAGLFYSASVEENFPQGCTSTASLCFYSLLLPITIPVYVFFHLWTWMGIKLFRHN, from the coding sequence ATGTTTCTGTCTCTTCCTACGTTGACTGTCCTTATTCCGCTGGTTTCTTTAGCAGGACTGTTCTACTCAGCCTCtgtggaagaaaacttccctcaGGGCTGCACTAGCACAGCAAGCCTCTGCTTTTATAGTCTGCTCTTGCCGATTACCATACCGGTTTATGTGTTCTTCCACCTTTGGACTTGGATGGGTATTAAACTCTTCAGGCATAATTAA
- the PYURF gene encoding protein preY, mitochondrial produces MGWAPAASGPRQLPQPQGGDTAKATGSRAPPELKRWPVSAPGLRFSEHRGAGPGQWGSAESSPGWLRVQRGEVAGCWTMLSGACGRLVSAPLSAVARRWLHASVPRLSADRSAKAGEQPRALDPALLEFLVCPLSKKPLRYEASTNELINEELGIAYPVIDGIPNMIPQAARMTHQNKKKEEMEQH; encoded by the exons ATGGGTTGGGCACCCGCGGCCTCCGGCCCCAGGCAGTTACCTCAGCCGCAGGGCGGCGATACAGCCAAAGCAACTGGATCAAGAGCGCCTCCGGAACTAAAGCGTTGGCCTGTGTCTGCTCCAGGGCTCCGTTTCTCCGAGCACCGGGGGGCGGGGCCTGGCCAGTGGGGCTCGGCGGAGAGCAGCCCGGGCTGGCTGAGGGTGCAGCGAGGTGAGGTCGCCGGCTGCTGGACCATGCTGAGTGGCGCGTGCGGCAGGCTCGTCTCAGCGCCGCTGTCCGCCGTCGCCCGCAGGTGGCTGCACGCGTCGGTGCCTAGACTGTCAGCGGACCGGAGCGCGAAGGCGGGGGAGCAGCCCCGCGCCTTGGACCCGGCGCTGCTGGAGTTCCTGGTGTGCCCGCTCTCCAAGAAGCCGCTCAG atACGAAGCATCGACAAATGAATTGATTAATGAAGAGTTGGGAATAGCATATCCAGTCATCGATGGCATTCCTAATATGATACCACAGGCAGCTAGGATGACacatcaaaataagaagaaagaagaaatggagCAGCACTaa